In Arthrobacter sp. B3I4, the following proteins share a genomic window:
- a CDS encoding extracellular solute-binding protein — protein sequence MKIQKLVTAGAMAGVTALALSGCVQSSSGSQPAAGGDSGDKTLTVFISGGSNVSDLWQNSLGPAFEKDNPGYKVKVTLDLHGEHDQQTMAKMTSAVQQGKDPGFDLVDAGFVSQASAANLLTPVSPSNIAALDGLPKDTVTAGGSGGIPYRGSSVLLAYDTKTVPTPPKTMADVLAWIKANPGKFTYNTPNSGGSGQSFVTSVLDMNVPADVRQKMVTGYEPDLEKYWDEGFKTLASLNPYVYQKGVYPNGNDQVLKMLGSGELAMAPVWSDMFINGQKTGQIPKTVAYTQISEPSLTGGAAYLGIPKTSPRQDAALKLANWVLTPKAQALTVDTLAGYPVISLDKLPPEVQKQFERADTENLRLTYFNPMTKDLNRLWAEKVPGK from the coding sequence GTGAAAATACAGAAACTGGTCACAGCAGGTGCGATGGCAGGGGTCACGGCCCTGGCGCTGAGCGGCTGCGTGCAAAGCAGCAGCGGGTCGCAGCCGGCCGCCGGCGGTGATAGCGGAGACAAGACCTTGACCGTTTTCATCAGTGGCGGGTCCAACGTCAGTGATCTTTGGCAGAATTCGCTCGGTCCCGCCTTCGAGAAGGACAACCCGGGCTACAAGGTCAAAGTGACGCTTGACCTGCATGGCGAACATGACCAGCAGACGATGGCGAAGATGACCAGCGCCGTCCAGCAGGGCAAAGACCCGGGTTTTGACCTCGTCGATGCCGGGTTCGTTTCCCAGGCGTCCGCAGCCAATCTGCTCACGCCTGTTTCGCCGAGCAACATCGCTGCCTTGGACGGTCTTCCCAAAGACACCGTCACCGCAGGCGGCTCGGGAGGCATTCCTTACCGCGGTTCCTCAGTGTTGTTGGCCTACGACACCAAAACGGTTCCTACCCCGCCGAAGACCATGGCCGATGTGCTGGCCTGGATCAAGGCGAACCCGGGCAAATTCACCTACAACACGCCTAACTCCGGCGGTTCCGGTCAGTCCTTCGTCACTTCGGTCCTGGATATGAACGTCCCTGCGGATGTCCGCCAGAAAATGGTCACCGGCTATGAGCCCGATCTGGAGAAATACTGGGACGAAGGATTCAAGACGCTGGCCAGCCTGAACCCCTACGTCTACCAAAAAGGCGTCTACCCCAACGGCAACGACCAAGTCCTGAAAATGCTCGGAAGCGGCGAGCTGGCGATGGCCCCGGTGTGGTCGGACATGTTCATCAACGGCCAGAAAACCGGGCAGATCCCCAAGACGGTGGCCTACACGCAGATCAGTGAACCTTCACTGACCGGCGGCGCGGCGTACCTGGGCATCCCAAAAACCTCTCCGCGGCAGGACGCCGCGCTCAAGTTGGCCAACTGGGTCCTCACCCCGAAGGCGCAGGCCCTCACCGTCGACACCTTGGCTGGTTACCCGGTCATCAGCCTGGACAAATTGCCTCCCGAGGTCCAGAAGCAGTTCGAGAGGGCTGACACCGAAAACCTTCGGCTGACCTATTTCAACCCGATGACGAAGGACCTGAACAGGCTGTGGGCTGAAAAGGTGCCGGGGAAGTAG